Proteins from a genomic interval of Daphnia pulex isolate KAP4 chromosome 4, ASM2113471v1:
- the LOC124192799 gene encoding mannosyl-oligosaccharide glucosidase-like: protein MTGGNKKLHVAGASDVKKNKPKVLKSSDQSPHSKNGASSKSNVATTKNHKIGSLYSGVGVVTISIVSWFVYQGYLETRVNSPLTENKVVFPTSHDFPERYWGSFRPGVYFGMKSRDAHSLLAGLMWFMPDIAAAGNLNLRHLCDQGDNLEQYGWREHDGRNFGVQVIIDKFIQLETSFITKLGGNHGGDWTARIHVEPRMKELVGQQVTLFFYLTLDDNGKGLLQPIRMIDNMDMTGIDTNQSAKFLGLSAVHGHTERLGDFRVSFHHSDQNSIVHTAFLSTTVASPNLVKDALQSGLRLMEDKRTKERHISLAGVLFPKEDTLKQPNFVVHQVTGKLPLQLEVVYESNSFAERETMLRGETYDTLLQKYRKEFRNQFESKFHLQKKGFSDEEQDFAVSAMSNLIGGIGYFYGSSKVQSVHNKEPVPYWNAPLYTAVPSRSFFPRGFLWDEGFHNLIISQWDREISFDIMAHWFDLMNVEGWIPREQILGSEARARVPDEFVVQRNNQGNPPTFFLVLDAMFKNRPVRDISTLELEQLNDMWPRLVSWYNWFNTSLHGPEPGSYYWRGRDTASVRELNPKSLSSGLDDYPRASHPTPDERHLDLRCWITLAAKVMASIADIIGRDGRKYHEAFVFLSDNKLLNAQHWSPTAKRYADFGLHSSNVTLRRPKSNPGQPKPDKIRVVLEEPTLRYVDDTFGYVNLFPLIIEILQPDSPQLGQLLLDLRSPNLLWTKYGLRSLSKTSPLYNKRNTEHDPPYWRGPIWINVNYLVVRALHHYSTVEGPHQTRATLLYNELRENLIANIFREYKRTGYIWEQYNDASGAGQGCRPFTGWSTLVLLLMSETYA from the exons atgactggaggaaataaaaaactgcATGTTGCAGGTGCATCagacgtgaaaaaaaataaacccaaa GTACTTAAATCGTCTGATCAGTCACCTCATAGTAAAAATGGAGCTTCTTCCAAATCTAAtgtggcaacaacaaaaaaccataAAATTGGAAGCCTATATTCTGGTGTTGGTGTTGTCACCATTAGTATTGTTTCCTGGTTTGTCTATCAAGGTTACTTAGAAACACGAGTTAACAGTCCGTTGACAGAAAACAAGGTTGTCTTTCCAACTAGTCATGATTTTCCAGAAAGATACTGGGGAAGCTTTAGACCTGGAGTATACTTTGGTATGAAATCAAGAGATGCTCACTCATTGCTTGCTGGTCTGATGTGGTTTATGCCCGATATAGCAGCAGCTGGTAATTTGAACCTGAg GCATCTGTGTGATCAGGGAGACAACCTGGAGCAGTACGGTTGGAGAGAACATGATGGAAGAAATTTTGGAGTCCAAGTTATTATAGACAAGTTTATTCAATTAGAAACTTCATTTATAACAAAACTTGGAGGTAACCATGGAGGAGATTGGACTGCAAGAATTCATGTTGAGCCAAGG ATGAAAGAATTAGTGGGACAACAAGTTACactcttcttttatttaactttGGATGATAATGGAAAGGGACTACTTCAACCCATCAGAATGATAGATAATATGGATATGACGGGAATAGATACAAATCAATCTGCCAAATTCCTTGGTCTATCTGCAGTGCATGGGCACACTGAGAGGCTTGGAGACTTCAGAGTCAGTTTTCATCACAGCGACCAGAACTCAATCGTCCATACTGCCTTTCTTAGCACCACTGTTGCTAGCCCAAATCTGGTCAAAGATGCTCTACAATCTGGATTAAGACTGATGGAAGACAAAAGGACCAAGGAGCGCCACATTAGTCTGGCCGGCGTTCTATTCCCTAAAGAAGACACGCTAAAACAACCCAATTTTGTCGTTCATCAAGTTACAGGAAAGCTGCCTCTCCAACTGGAAGTAGTCTACGAATCCAATAGCTTTGCTGAACGTGAGACCATGTTAAGAGGAGAAACGTACGACACTCTTCTTCAAAAATATCGCAAAGAATTTCGAAACCAGTTTGAAAGCAAATTTCACCTTCAAAAGAAAGGTTTTAGTGATGAGGAACAAGACTTTGCTGTGTCAGCCATGAGTAATCTCATCGGAGGTATCGGTTATTTCTACGGCAGCTCAAAAGTGCAATCTGTTCATAATAAAGAACCCGTGCCATACTGGAATGCCCCACTCTACACAGCCGTCCCATCTCGCAGCTTCTTCCCACGAGGATTTCTCTGGGACGAAGGATTTCACAACTTAATCATCAGTCAATGGGACCGGGAAATATCATTTGATATCATGGCACACTGGTTCGATTTGATGAACGTCGAAGGTTGGATCCCTCGTGAGCAAATTCTAGGTTCGGAGGCAAGGGCTCGAGTCCCTGACGAATTCGTGGtgcaaagaaataatcaagGGAATCCGCCAACCTTTTTCTTAGTATTAGACGCTATGTTCAAGAATCGTCCAGTACGGGATATAAGCACGCTAGAGCTGGAGCAACTAAATGACATGTGGCCTCGCCTGGTGTCCTGGTACAATTGGTTCAACACTAGTTTGCACGGCCCGGAACCCGGAAGTTACTACTGGAGAGGTCGAGACACTGCATCTGTCCGGGAACTTAACCCAAAATCCTTATCATCTGGACTAGATGATTATCCTAGAGCTTCACATCCAACTCCAGATGAACGTCACCTTGATTTGCGTTGCTGGATTACACTCGCGGCCAAAGTAATGGCTTCCATTGCAGATATTATTGGTCGAGACGGTCGAAAATATCACGAGGCTTTCGTTTTCTTGTCGGATAACAAATTGCTGAATGCGCAGCACTGGTCTCCGACAGCCAAGCGTTACGCTGATTTTGGCCTGCATTCGTCCAACGTCACACTCCGGCGCCCTAAAAGCAATCCTGGTCAGCCTAAACCTGACAAAATTCGAGTGGTTTTGGAAGAGCCTACATTGCGCTACGTTGATGATACCTTCGGCTACGTCAATCTCTTCCCTCTGATTATAGAAATTCTCCAACCGGATTCACCCCAACTAGGACAACTCCTACTTGACTTGCGGAGTCCTAACCTACTCTGGACTAAATATGGACTCCGAAGTTTGTCGAAAACGTCGCCGCTGTACAACAAGCGTAACACCGAGCACGATCCCCCATACTGGCGTGGTCCGATTTGGATCAATGTGAATTATCTGGTTGTCCGTGCGTTGCATCACTACTCCACAGTAGAAGGACCACATCAAACTCGTGCAACTTTGCTGTATAATGAACTACGTGAAAACCTAATTGCCAATATTTTTCGAGAATATAAGAGAACCGGCTACATATGGGAGCAATACAACGACGCCAGTGGTGCTGGACAGGGCTGCAG gcCTTTTACTGGGTGGTCTACACTGGTCTTATTACTGATGTCGGAAACTTACGCCTAA
- the LOC124192803 gene encoding uncharacterized protein LOC124192803 has protein sequence MFSLDDEDTSQSEITSFEVSEMSLNQYSINCESDEKISKNKSEIYRRLEINKNVFTTDPNDTSATAASTSRFDNLIFNGSASVPTSSFMISDQYINDEVETVKIVNSPVCQEEMGDELLVEFETIDLAAASPVIATENRCDNWPSAVDQRKRRCVLAVVIASVAGVTIVIVIIVLLTFNLHR, from the exons ATGTTCAGTTTAGACGACGAAGACACTAGTCAGTCAGAAATTACTAGTTTTGAAGTGAGCGAGATGTCTCTTAACCAGTATTCAATAAATTGCGAAAGTGACGAGAAGATCTCGAAAAACAAGTCTGAAATATACCGACGGTTGGAGattaataagaacgtttttaCGACGGACCCTAATGATACGTCTGCGACTGCTGCATCGACCTCTCGTTTCGATAACCTTATCTTCAACGGCTCTGCATCGGTCCCAACAAGTTCGTTTATGATTTCGGATCAGTACATTAATGATGAGGTTGAGACTGTCAAAATTGTGAACAGCCCCGTTTGTCAAGAAGAAATGGGTGACGAGTTGCTAGTTGAATTCGAGACGATAGACTTGGCAGCAGCATCACCTGTAATTGCAACTGAAAACAGATGCGATAATTGGCCATCG GCAGTCGATCAGCGGAAGAGGCGTTGCGTCCTGGCAGTAGTCATAGCATCAGTAGCAGGAGTTACAATTGTAATTGTAATCATAG tgCTACTTACGTTCAATCTCCACCGTTAA